A single Sporosarcina sp. FSL W8-0480 DNA region contains:
- a CDS encoding UPF0223 family protein — translation MDYNYPLSHHWTTDEIIDVVNFFQAVEMAYEKEIKRENFMAAYRAFKKVVPSMAEEKTIFKEFEDVSGFNSYKIAKAAKEGNDGEIIKG, via the coding sequence TTGGATTATAATTACCCTCTTAGTCATCATTGGACGACAGATGAAATAATTGATGTAGTAAATTTCTTTCAAGCCGTTGAGATGGCATACGAAAAAGAAATAAAGAGAGAGAATTTCATGGCCGCTTATAGGGCTTTCAAGAAAGTTGTACCTTCAATGGCGGAAGAAAAAACGATTTTCAAGGAATTTGAAGACGTCAGCGGATTCAATAGCTACAAAATCGCCAAAGCGGCAAAAGAAGGCAATGACGGTGAAATCATCAAGGGGTAA
- a CDS encoding DUF1054 domain-containing protein, which translates to MEELKLTHVFWTKDDFTVFSIDGLDNRMSALQNRIQPKFGVIGEHIATFLSSYGTGEFYPHIARHARRTVNPPKDSWVAFAPAKRGYKALPHFLVGLWGTHLFIILAVIYENPDKKGIAERLSKNSKVLLSLPEDFVISGDHMKPEAEYIKEIGIEGIESLLERLKTVKKAELVIGKHLSMEEATTLSESEFLSCVEKTINDLYPVYDCIIG; encoded by the coding sequence ATGGAGGAGTTAAAATTGACACATGTGTTTTGGACAAAAGACGACTTTACAGTTTTTTCAATTGATGGATTAGATAACAGAATGAGCGCGCTACAAAATAGAATTCAACCGAAGTTCGGAGTAATTGGTGAACATATTGCTACTTTTTTATCTTCATACGGAACAGGCGAATTTTACCCGCATATTGCGAGACATGCACGAAGAACAGTCAATCCACCGAAAGATAGTTGGGTGGCGTTCGCTCCAGCAAAACGTGGATATAAAGCTTTACCACATTTCCTGGTCGGATTATGGGGAACCCATTTATTTATCATTTTAGCGGTGATTTATGAAAATCCTGATAAGAAAGGGATTGCTGAAAGGCTTAGTAAAAACAGTAAGGTGCTTTTATCTTTACCTGAAGACTTTGTTATATCGGGTGACCATATGAAACCCGAGGCGGAATACATAAAGGAAATCGGGATTGAAGGTATCGAAAGTTTATTGGAAAGATTGAAAACGGTAAAAAAAGCCGAGCTTGTAATCGGTAAGCATTTGTCTATGGAGGAAGCTACCACCCTTTCTGAATCAGAATTTTTGTCATGTGTGGAAAAAACGATCAATGACCTTTATCCGGTGTACGATTGTATCATCGGATAA
- a CDS encoding inositol monophosphatase family protein gives MNWGTIDRYAKSLIKEAGHKIRVSFYKTIDVESKAEANDLVTNIDRDIEQFFIRKIREDFPDHRIFGEEGFGDEIKSLEGVIWMLDPIDGTMNFIHQKRNFAVSLGIYFDGIGMLGYIYDVMNDDFYHAVKGEGAYFNDERLPMLENTPIEEAVIGVNASWVAPNRRIEHMPIVEMVRRCRGTRSYGSAAIELAYVSSGRIDAYMSLRLAPWDIAGGMVIAQEVGAIATNMKGDIPHLLGQDTFIVAKPGLHDEILRNHIVLK, from the coding sequence ATGAACTGGGGAACAATTGACCGATATGCCAAATCCCTAATTAAAGAAGCGGGCCATAAAATAAGAGTATCCTTTTATAAGACAATTGATGTCGAGTCGAAAGCCGAAGCAAATGATTTAGTGACCAATATCGACCGTGACATTGAACAATTTTTCATCCGTAAGATTAGAGAAGACTTTCCTGATCACCGTATTTTTGGGGAGGAGGGCTTCGGTGATGAGATCAAGTCACTTGAAGGCGTAATTTGGATGCTTGATCCGATAGATGGAACGATGAATTTCATCCACCAAAAGAGGAACTTTGCCGTTTCACTAGGTATTTATTTTGACGGTATTGGAATGCTTGGGTATATATATGATGTCATGAATGATGATTTTTACCATGCCGTTAAAGGTGAGGGTGCATATTTTAACGATGAAAGACTCCCGATGCTCGAAAATACTCCGATTGAAGAAGCTGTTATTGGAGTTAATGCTAGCTGGGTTGCGCCAAATCGAAGAATTGAGCATATGCCTATTGTCGAAATGGTACGTAGATGCCGTGGAACCAGGTCGTATGGGTCTGCTGCCATTGAACTTGCTTACGTCTCATCAGGTCGTATCGATGCCTATATGTCCCTACGATTAGCGCCTTGGGATATTGCGGGAGGAATGGTCATTGCACAGGAGGTCGGGGCGATAGCAACCAATATGAAGGGAGATATTCCGCATCTGTTAGGGCAGGATACGTTCATCGTTGCAAAACCTGGATTGCATGATGAGATTTTGAGAAACCATATTGTCCTTAAATAA
- a CDS encoding YlaF family protein, with protein MKNIKWVFVLYSFAAIAAMCGIGIGIGMRSIPVVIIAILALIYVMGNGFKTKKKMREQGLL; from the coding sequence TTGAAGAATATTAAATGGGTTTTCGTCCTTTATTCTTTTGCTGCAATAGCTGCCATGTGTGGTATTGGTATAGGCATAGGCATGCGTAGTATCCCCGTTGTTATCATTGCTATTCTTGCACTCATTTACGTCATGGGTAATGGTTTCAAGACGAAGAAGAAAATGCGGGAACAAGGTTTATTATAA
- the typA gene encoding translational GTPase TypA, translated as MTNKRNDLRNIAIIAHVDHGKTTLVDQLLKQSGIFRSNEHVEDRAMDSNDLERERGITILAKNTGIEYKDTKINILDTPGHADFGGEVERILRMVDGVVLVVDSFEGCMPQTRFVLKKALETNLKPIVVVNKIDRDFARPEEVVDEVLELFIELDANDEQLEFPVVYASGFNGTASLSPNPEDQEDTLEVLYDAILEHIPAPVDNREEPLQFQVSLLDYNDYVGRIGIGRVFRGTMEVGQQVTVIKRDGSKKNFRVTKMYGFLGLKRIEIQKAFAGDLIAVSGMEDIDVGETVCPVDHLEALPALYIDEPTLQMTFLVNNSPFAGKEGKWVTARKIEERLEQQLQTDVSLRVDPTDSPDAWVVSGRGELHLSILIENMRREGFELQVSKPEVIIRSIDGVRSEPVERVQIDIPEEYTGAIIESIGERKGEMLDMINNGSGQVRLIFLVPARGLIGYSTEFLSLTRGYGIINHTFDSYKPVAQGRVGGRRHGVLVSMETGTVTGYGIMQLEDRGIMFVDAGTEIYAGMVVGENNRDNDLTINLTKIKHATNVRSATKDQTVTTKKPRIMSLEEALQYVGDDEYCEVTPQSIRLRKKILDKNERERAQKKKKLGE; from the coding sequence ATGACAAATAAACGTAATGATTTACGGAATATAGCAATTATCGCCCACGTTGACCACGGTAAAACGACACTTGTCGATCAGCTATTGAAGCAATCCGGTATTTTCCGTTCCAATGAACATGTGGAAGATCGTGCGATGGACTCAAATGACCTTGAACGTGAACGTGGCATTACTATCCTTGCCAAAAATACTGGTATCGAATATAAAGACACGAAAATTAATATTCTCGATACCCCGGGACACGCGGATTTTGGTGGGGAAGTTGAACGGATTTTGAGAATGGTAGACGGCGTCGTGCTCGTTGTCGACTCCTTTGAAGGATGTATGCCGCAAACCCGGTTCGTGTTGAAAAAAGCTTTGGAAACAAATTTGAAACCGATTGTTGTTGTAAATAAAATTGACAGAGATTTTGCGCGTCCTGAAGAAGTAGTCGACGAAGTACTTGAATTATTCATCGAATTGGATGCGAACGATGAACAGCTTGAGTTCCCTGTAGTATATGCATCAGGTTTTAATGGAACAGCAAGTTTGTCACCGAACCCAGAAGATCAGGAAGATACATTGGAAGTGTTGTACGACGCGATTCTTGAACACATTCCTGCTCCTGTTGACAATCGCGAGGAACCTTTACAGTTCCAAGTTTCATTACTCGATTATAATGACTATGTAGGACGTATCGGTATCGGACGTGTATTCAGAGGAACTATGGAAGTTGGACAACAAGTAACTGTCATTAAGCGTGACGGATCGAAAAAGAACTTCCGTGTGACAAAAATGTATGGTTTCCTTGGATTGAAAAGAATTGAAATCCAAAAAGCATTTGCTGGAGATCTAATCGCTGTATCGGGGATGGAGGACATTGACGTAGGTGAAACAGTTTGTCCGGTTGATCATTTAGAAGCATTGCCTGCGCTTTATATAGATGAACCTACACTCCAAATGACATTCCTTGTGAACAATAGTCCATTTGCAGGGAAAGAAGGTAAATGGGTAACAGCAAGAAAGATTGAGGAAAGATTAGAACAACAATTACAAACGGATGTCTCTCTACGTGTAGACCCTACAGATTCACCGGATGCATGGGTTGTTTCAGGACGTGGGGAACTACATCTTTCTATTCTAATAGAAAATATGCGTCGTGAAGGGTTCGAACTCCAAGTATCAAAGCCGGAAGTAATCATTCGTTCGATTGATGGAGTCCGTTCTGAACCTGTTGAACGTGTACAAATTGACATCCCCGAAGAATATACCGGCGCTATTATCGAATCCATCGGAGAACGCAAGGGTGAGATGCTCGATATGATTAACAACGGTAGTGGACAAGTTCGTCTTATATTCCTTGTACCAGCAAGGGGATTGATCGGATATTCTACTGAATTCCTTTCACTCACAAGAGGGTACGGAATCATCAATCATACATTCGATTCTTACAAACCGGTTGCACAAGGTCGTGTTGGTGGACGACGTCATGGCGTGCTTGTATCTATGGAGACTGGAACAGTGACTGGATATGGTATAATGCAATTGGAAGATCGGGGAATTATGTTTGTGGACGCTGGTACTGAAATTTATGCTGGAATGGTTGTCGGTGAAAACAACCGTGACAATGACTTGACGATTAACCTAACAAAAATCAAGCATGCTACAAACGTACGATCCGCTACTAAAGATCAAACTGTAACAACTAAGAAACCACGGATTATGTCACTTGAGGAAGCGTTACAATATGTAGGTGATGATGAGTATTGTGAAGTTACACCTCAATCGATTCGCTTACGTAAAAAGATTCTAGATAAAAACGAACGTGAACGAGCACAAAAGAAGAAAAAACTTGGTGAATAA